From Helicoverpa armigera isolate CAAS_96S chromosome 17, ASM3070526v1, whole genome shotgun sequence, one genomic window encodes:
- the LOC110384290 gene encoding zinc finger protein basonuclin-2, which produces MIQESQSSNAERWSGRGPEHNMALQQILKLQEARALHKTSLLPIYKKNGLPSPPGANYEKHDKRPEYLDTRAFEQSKLEAEFRRLMEHSGRDVRNDESLKYFQHMMEAKQHYDYLKSIQDRETRSSPKEATTEVKKEAMSPSHNRSTPVPQSPSHRVSSAEASPNHSIRLSTSSSPLSTTSPINSSPLSHLQNMQPFDFRKQKPHENNDKEESRKPYDLGSAEKATMDLMRSQFFNFPLPTNLPIPPMTMPSTFNHQAAMVAALSQNPMGLASLQALLPQMSAKPTEPSENKIHSNGKGRSDELKPEDDNVLNLSKDSYAEVAQNSRNMMLGKCISPPKRQWGAAQMPLNLGTHFINPATGKKRVQCNVCLKTFCDKGALKIHFSAVHLREMHKCTVEGCSMMFSSRRSRNRHSANPNPKLHSPHLRRKISPHDGRTAQVHPVLISPHRAGLNIPPVINPMHPFGSYPLLNPPHNMGQFPSNIPLDYKNSMNMNFSPSFDHTQPMRRESDSVENKDQDGQGESDEDDGIVVVAGDDDDEDGEHIDTSDYYSTLNKSIGSIDDSETDYDQRSVSDNNEVTDNRKDETASPEVMKRKRKNLNPTRLHNHYISENGTSNQKRDHPDTEENESAVDLKRVKTEESEPNGESINVSHEEDTKNSEAKPETPTIKDEPTDMSYNIQDLRVKEEPIDKQEVYKPADNRPSEEQFSSENALKRLESLSKGDFPTVPKKHDTHSLGPYNLSMNDSIDYSDRSPSSSVSSFDYNAEDSQGQIFGHFDNGFFVSTTDVPMDHENPRKCTVCGKIFQNIYVLKTHYQNAHLKLMYKCNVEGCRAAFTSKRSKDRHSANMSLHRKIEEYRISEESSRFLDKIREQMELISRYNEEERAVPYVESHIYYRAKESDKLKNHLSQQLPFPTPYPHLQLPESYLSNRDMFAQHSFLFTPFGMLPNFPPIPLGFLPPSLNAFGCQPNYSPPHSRKLNYCVEDEAPRPNKDGSYPCRGCKDNFKDLTSLKHHCESVHVQSLHRCSVSGCNAAFFSRTKRNMHYESHMSRRQNGRIHANPS; this is translated from the exons ATGATTCAG GAATCGCAATCAAGTAACGCCGAAAGATGGAGTGGTCGGGGACCGGAGCACAACATGGCACTCCAACAGATCCTCAAGCTCCAAGAAGCGAGAGCCCTCCACAAGACCTCTCTTCTTCCCATCTACAAGAAGAATGGTCTTCCGTCACCACCGGGAGCTAATTACGAGAAGCATGACAAAAGGCCAGAGTACCTCGACACCAGGGCCTTCGAACAATCAAAGCTGGAAGCTGAGTTCAGAAGGCTAATGGAACATTCAGGCAGAGATGTCCGCAACGATGAATCTCTAAAATACTTCCAACATATGATGGAAGCGAAACAACATTACGATTATCTTAAAAGTATCCAAGATAGGGAAACCAGAAGCAGCCCCAAAGAAGCCACTACAGAAGTAAAGAAAGAAGCAATGTCGCCCAGTCATAATAGGTCGACCCCAGTACCTCAGTCGCCCTCTCATAGAGTGTCGTCAGCCGAAGCGTCTCCCAATCACAGCATTCGCCTATCTACCTCATCCAGTCCTCTCTCAACCACTAGTCCAATTAACTCATCACCCTTAAGTCACTTGCAGAATATGCAACCCTTCGATTTTCGAAAACAAAAACCACATGAGAACAATGACAAAGAAGAGAGCAGAAAACCCTACGATTTAGGCTCAGCTGAAAAGGCTACAATGGACCTAATGAGAAGTCAATTCTTTAATTTCCCATTACCCACAAATTTGCCAATTCCACCAATGACAATGCCCTCAACATTTAATCACCAAGCAGCGATGGTAGCTGCGTTAAGTCAAAACCCAATGGGTTTAGCTTCACTTCAAGCTCTATTACCTCAAATGTCAGCGAAACCTACAGAACcatcagaaaataaaatacatagcaATGGTAAAGGAAGATCAGATGAACTCAAACCAGAAGATGACAATGTTCTTAATTTAAGCAAAGACTCGTACGCAGAAGTCGCACAAAATTCTAGAAACATGATGCTAGGAAAATGCATTAGCCCACCGAAAAGACAATGGGGTGCGGCCCAAATGCCGCTAAATCTTGGAACGCACTTTATTAATCCAGCGACGGGTAAGAAGCGAGTTCAGTGCAATGTGTGCCTAAAAACATTTTGTGACAAAGGAGcattgaaaatacatttttctgCAGTCCACCTTCGTGAAATGCATAAATGTACCGTTGAAGGCTGCAGCATGATGTTCAGTTCGAGAAGATCTAGAAACCGTCACAGTGCAAACCCTAACCCCAAATTACATTCACCGCATCTTCGAAGGAAAATATCGCCTCACGACGGAAGAACAGCGCAAGTTCACCCTGTACTTATTTCACCTCACAGGGCAGGGTTGAACATTCCTCCAGTGATCAATCCTATGCACCCATTTGGTTCATATCCTCTTTTGAACCCACCACATAATATGGGCCAGTTCCCGTCAAATATACCTCTAGACTACAAAAACAGCATGAACATGAACTTCTCGCCATCCTTTGATCACACGCAGCCAATGCGTCGTGAGTCGGATTCTGTAGAGAACAAAGACCAAGATGGCCAAGGCGAGTCTGATGAAGATGACGGTATTGTAGTTGTTGCTGGTGATGACGACGATGAAGACGGTGAACACATTGACACCAGTGACTATTATTCTACATTGAATAAGTCCATAGGTTCCATAGATGACTCAGAAACAGATTATGATCAAAGAAGTGTGAGTGATAACAATGAAGTAACAGACAATAGAAAAGACGAGACCGCTAGTCCTGAAGTAATGAAAAGAAAACGCAAAAACCTTAATCCTACTCGATTACATAATCACTACATTTCTGAAAATGGTACGTCAAATCAGAAACGTGACCATCCGGATACTGAGGAAAATGAAAGTGCTGTAGATTTAAAACGAGTAAAAACTGAGGAAAGTGAACCAAACGGTGAGAGCATCAATGTTTCTCATGAAGAAGATACTAAAAATAGCGAAGCCAAACCAGAAACACCAACTATCAAAGACGAACCTACCGATATGAGCTACAACATCCAAGACCTGAGGGTGAAGGAAGAACCAATCGATAAACAAGAAGTTTACAAGCCTGCTGACAATCGACCCAGCGAAGAACAATTTTCGTCAGAGAACGCACTGAAACGCCTTGAAAGTCTTTCTAAAGGCGATTTTCCAACAGTTCCTAAGAAACACGATACTCATTCATTAGGCCCATACAATTTGTCAATGAATGATTCGATAGACTATTCCGATAGATCACCCTCTTCTTCAGTGTCCAGTTTCGACTATAACGCCGAAGACAGTCAAGGTCAAATCTTTGGCCACTTTGACAATGGATTTTTCGTAAGCACTACTGATGTTCCTATGGATCATGAGAATCCCCGTAAATGTACAGTGTGCGGAAAGATTTTCCAAAACATCTACGTACTAAAGACGCATTACCAAAATGCGCATTTAAAGCTTATGTACAAATGTAACGTTGAAGGTTGTAGAGCGGCATTTACATCGAAACGAAGCAAAGACCGTCACAGTGCGAACATGAGTTTGCATCGAAAAATTGAAGAATACAGAATATCTGAAGAGTCTTCTCGCTTCTTAGACAAAATACGAGAGCAGATGGAACTAATTTCAAGGTACAATGAGGAAGAGCGTGCAGTTCCTTACGTTGAATCTCACATCTACTACCGAGCGAAAGAATCTGATAAATTGAAGAACCATTTGAGTCAACAGCTGCCTTTTCCAACTCCGTATCCCCATCTGCAACTACCAGAATCTTATCTTAGTAACAGGGACATGTTTGCACAGCATTCGTTCCTCTTTACACCATTTGGTATGCTCCCAAACTTCCCTCCGATCCCATTAGGGTTCCTACCTCCAAGTCTAAACGCTTTCGGCTGTCAACCAAATTATTCCCCACCGCATTCGAGAAAACTTAACTATTGTGTTGAAGACGAGGCACCACGACCGAATAAAGATGGGAGCTATCCATGTCGGGGTTGCAAAGACAACTTTAAAGATCTGACAAGTTTGAAGCATCATTGTGAAAGCGTGCATGTACAGTCGTTGCACCGGTGTTCGGTCAGCGGTTGCAATGCTGCATTCTTCTCTAGAACTAAGAGGAATATGCATTACGAGTCTCATATGTCTCGCAGACAGAATGGTAGAATCCACGCGAACCCCTCGTGA